A part of Marinomonas rhizomae genomic DNA contains:
- a CDS encoding B12-binding domain-containing radical SAM protein: MTVLLMTPPMTQLNTPYPATAYLTGFLRSRGYEAVQRDPAIELFLEMMTAPALDIIRQHVEDNFESFEDDELPDAIFTFLAEFDRYRLCVEPVIRFLQGKDSSLALRITSRRFLPEGPAFDAIEQMEAVSGDILKTAFGQLGVQDKAKYLATLFINDLSAVITQGVDPYFEVSRYGERLAAANPSFDDLYNTLMGEPSFSSEILEQLVEQYLEETQPSVVALTVPFPGNMLGALRIAQTCKSINPDLPVVLGGGFINTELRALKDPRVFEFVDFLCLDDGERPFMTLLEFFDGQREIDELVRTYFLSEDEDGEPFVHYNENAELHDIPQTDVGTPIYDGLPLTEYLSLCEMLNPMHRIWSDGRWNKLTIAHGCYWRKCSFCDVTLDYIDRYDAAGADILVDRIEELIEETGQTGFHFVDEAAPPKALFALARRLIERGVVISWWGNIRFEKTFTPERCQLLADSGCIAVSGGLEVASDRLLKLMKKGVSVEQVARVTKAFSDADILVHSYLMYGFPTQTEQETIDALDMVRQMMAEGCFQSAFWHRFAATAHSPIGINPDEYGITLAERPDILFAENDVDFTDPTGTDHDMLGDGLRKALYNYMHGIGFDQSMDFWFDKPVKPTLVKQNLISKALNDLIVSQ, from the coding sequence ATGACCGTTCTTCTGATGACTCCACCCATGACGCAACTGAATACACCGTATCCAGCAACGGCGTATTTGACTGGCTTTTTGCGCTCTCGTGGTTATGAAGCAGTGCAAAGGGATCCTGCCATTGAGTTATTCCTGGAGATGATGACAGCCCCTGCGCTGGATATTATTCGCCAACATGTAGAAGACAACTTCGAATCATTTGAAGACGACGAACTGCCCGATGCCATTTTTACCTTTCTAGCAGAATTTGATCGCTATCGACTTTGTGTTGAACCCGTTATTCGATTTTTACAAGGCAAAGATTCCAGCCTTGCCCTGCGCATTACATCTCGACGTTTTCTTCCAGAAGGTCCTGCGTTTGATGCCATAGAACAGATGGAAGCTGTGTCTGGTGATATTCTGAAAACCGCCTTTGGTCAACTGGGTGTGCAGGACAAAGCCAAATATCTAGCGACTTTGTTTATTAATGATTTGTCGGCTGTGATTACTCAAGGCGTCGATCCGTATTTTGAAGTAAGCCGTTACGGTGAGCGTTTAGCCGCAGCCAACCCAAGCTTTGATGATCTTTATAATACATTGATGGGCGAGCCGAGCTTTAGCTCTGAGATTCTAGAACAGTTAGTCGAGCAGTACTTGGAAGAAACCCAACCCAGCGTCGTGGCGTTAACCGTACCCTTCCCCGGTAATATGCTTGGCGCGCTGCGTATTGCACAAACCTGTAAAAGCATTAATCCAGACCTGCCTGTGGTATTGGGCGGCGGTTTTATCAATACCGAGCTGCGTGCACTGAAAGACCCTCGCGTGTTTGAGTTTGTCGATTTTCTCTGCCTTGATGATGGCGAACGTCCTTTTATGACCTTGCTGGAATTTTTTGACGGCCAGCGCGAAATTGATGAGTTAGTGCGTACTTACTTCCTCTCTGAAGACGAAGATGGCGAACCATTCGTTCACTACAATGAAAACGCCGAGCTGCATGATATTCCCCAAACCGATGTGGGCACACCGATTTACGACGGCTTGCCGTTAACCGAATATTTGTCCCTATGTGAAATGCTTAACCCCATGCACCGCATCTGGAGTGATGGACGCTGGAACAAGCTGACTATTGCCCACGGTTGTTACTGGCGCAAATGCAGCTTTTGCGATGTGACACTGGATTATATAGACCGCTACGATGCGGCAGGTGCCGATATATTGGTGGATCGAATAGAAGAATTGATCGAAGAAACTGGGCAAACAGGTTTCCATTTTGTCGACGAAGCCGCTCCGCCCAAAGCCTTGTTTGCCTTAGCACGACGCTTAATCGAACGCGGCGTGGTGATCAGTTGGTGGGGCAATATTCGTTTTGAAAAAACCTTCACGCCAGAGCGTTGTCAGCTACTGGCCGATTCAGGCTGTATTGCTGTCAGTGGTGGTCTCGAAGTCGCATCGGATCGATTACTTAAACTGATGAAAAAAGGTGTCAGCGTCGAGCAAGTGGCGCGTGTTACCAAAGCCTTCAGTGATGCGGATATTCTGGTGCATTCTTATTTGATGTATGGCTTCCCTACACAAACCGAACAAGAAACCATTGATGCTTTAGACATGGTACGTCAGATGATGGCGGAAGGCTGCTTTCAATCGGCTTTTTGGCATCGTTTCGCTGCCACAGCGCACAGTCCGATTGGTATTAATCCAGACGAATATGGCATCACACTAGCAGAACGTCCTGATATTTTGTTCGCGGAAAACGATGTAGACTTCACCGACCCGACAGGCACAGATCATGACATGTTAGGCGATGGTCTTCGTAAAGCGCTCTACAACTACATGCACGGCATTGGATTTGATCAATCAATGGACTTTTGGTTTGATAAACCAGTGAAACCGACCTTGGTAAAACAGAACTTGATATCCAAAGCCTTGAACGATTTGATCGTCAGCCAATAA